The window ATAAAATGAAGGTTTTTTTTTAAAATTAAAATGATAATTAATCATTCAACTTTAAAACAGCCATAAATGCTGCTTGAGGTATCTCTACGTTACCTACTTGACGCATACGTTTCTTACCTTTTTTCTGCTTTTCTAATAATTTACGTTTACGCGAAATATCTCCACCATAACATTTAGCAGTAACATCTTTACGTAATGCTTTTACAGTTTCTCTAGCAATAATTTTTGCTCCAATAGCCGCTTGAATTGGAATATCAAATTGTTGACGTGGAATAAGTTCTTTTAACTTCTCACACATCTTTTTACCAATGTTATGTGCGTTATCTGCGTGTATTAAGGCAGATAGTGCATCTACTGGCTGTGCATTTAATAAGACGTCTAAACGTACTAATTTTGATGTTTTCATTCCTAAAGGATGGTAATCAAAAGAAGCATACCCTTTAGATACCGTTTTTAAACGGTCGTAAAAATCAAATACAATTTCGGCTAATGGCATTTCAAAAGTTAATTCAACACGTTCTGGTGTTAAATACGATTGGTTGATAATCATACCACGCTTTTCAATACACAAACTCATAACGTTACCAACAAAGTCTGATTTAGTAATTATGGTGGCTTTAATATAAGGCTCTTCTACACGATTTACTGTTGACGGATCAGGTAAATCAGAAGGGTTATTTACAATAAATGGTATGTCTGGGTGCTTATTGGTAAAGGCGTTGTATGATACGTTAGGTACAGTTGTAATTACAGTCATATCAAACTCACGTTCTAAACGCTCTTGGATAATTTCCATATGTAACATTCCTAAAAATCCACAACGGAAACCAAAGCCTAAGGCAGCAGAACTTTCTGGTGCAAAAACAAGAGAAGCATCATTAAGTTGTAGCTTTTCCATACTGTTTCTAAGCTCTTCATAATCCTCTGTGTCTACTGGATAAATACCAGCAAATACCATAGGTTTAACATCTTCAAAACCTTCGACAATATTAGTTGTTGGATTTGCAAAATCTGTAATTGTATCTCCTACTTTTACTTCTTTAGCCGTTTTAATTCCTGTAATTAAGTACCCTACATCACCCGTTTTAACACTTTGTTTTGCAACTTGCGTTAGTTTAAGTGTTCCAACTTCGTCTGCATTATATTCTTTATCTGTAGCGACAAATTTAATTTTTTGTCCTTTTTTAATTTCACCATTAAAGACTCTAAAATACGTTTCAATTCCTCTAAAGGTATTGTAAACCGAGTCAAATATTAAAGCTTGTAATGGCGCATCTGGATCTCCTTTTGGAGCCGGAATACGTTCTATAATAGCTTTTAATATGTCTTCTGCACCAAATCCAGTTTTACCACTAGCATGAATCACTTCAGAGGGATCACATCCTAATAATTCAACAATATCATCAGTAACTTCTTCTGGATTTGCACTTGGTAAATCTACTTTGTTAAGTACGGGAATAATTTCTAAATCATTCTCTAGTGCTAGATATAAGTTAGAAATAGTTTGTGCTTGTATACTTTGAGCAGCATCTACGATAAGTAAAGCACCTTCACAGGCAGCAATAGATCTTGATACTTCATAAGAGAAATCTACGTGACCAGGCGTATCTATTAAGTTTAAAATATAGTCCTCACCTTCATAGGTATAGTCCATTTGGATGGCATGCGATTTAATAGTAATACCGCGTTCACGTTCTAAATCCATACTGTCTAGCAACTGTGCTTGTTGCTCTCTAGCGGTTACAGAACCTGTAGTATCTAGTAAACGGTCAGCAAGTGTACTTTTTCCGTGGTCAATATGTGCAATAATGCAAAAGTTTCTTATGTTTTTCATAGTCAAATCACCTTATAAATCAAGGTTGTTGCAAATATAAAGTAATTATCGGGCTTTTTTTCTTTTTTCTTAGTTATCCAAATGTGTATGAATTTGTGGTTTTTTCCGCAACAAATGTTATGTAACATTTATTATATTGCATTCCTAACTTGCCCTTAATGAATCGCTTTAATTTTTTAATACTTTTTTGTGTCTCTTTAGCTAGCTATGCTCAGGATTTAACCATTTCTGGAACAGTTTTAGATGATAACAAGCAGCCCGTGGCATATGCCAATGTAATACTGTATACTTCAGACGAATCCCAAATTATAACAGGATCAAGTACTAATGAAGAAGGTGAGTACAACATTACTAACTTGAAATCTGGAGATTATGCTTTAAAGCTTTCCTATTTAGGTTTTGAATCAGTCAGCAAAATCATATCGGTTACTAAAACAACAAATGTTGGTGTAACAACTTTAAAGACATCTGCTGAAACGCTTGCTGAAGTAATTGTTAAGGCAAAAAAACCAACAATTACTAAGTTATCCGATCGTTTAGTGTTTAATGTGGAAAATACTGTGTTAACAGAGGGTAGTGTGCTAGACGTTTTACGAAGTACGCCATCCGTCGTTATTTTAGAGGATGCTATTAAAATAAAAACTAGCTCTCCCACGGTTTATATTAATGATAAAAGAGTTGTTTTATCAGGAGAAGAGGTTATTCAGCTTCTAGAATCTTCGTCAGCAAACAGTATTAAATCTGTAGAGGTGATTACTACGCCAGGAGCTAAATACGATGCCTCAAGTGGGACGGTCTTAAATATTGTCATGGGAAAAAATTTGATTATAGGATACAGAGGGCGTGTCTTTAGTAAATATAAACAAGGTGTTTTTCCTAATTATGAAGGTGGAATTGCTAACTTTTACAAGACAGATAAAATAAGTTTATCTGTTAATTATAGTTTTTCAAAAGACAAAATAAATCGTGACAATAAAGACAAAATAAATTATTTAAACGACGATAATGCTTTAGATCAATTATGGTCCTCCAACATCAACCGAAATAAAAGAACAGAAACCCATAACGGAAATATTAATTTTGATTATTTTATAGATGATAATAGTACCTTTAGTTTGTCTTCAACGATTTTATTAACGCCTTATTTTGAATATTCTACCAGAAACAAAACACTCATCTCTGATCAAAACACCAATTTATTATCCAGTTTTAATGCTAACACGCTATCTTCTGATAATAAAACTAATTTAGGGTTTGATGCGGATTATGTAAATAAATTTAAAGATGATAGTAAATTATCTGTAAATACAAGTTATACAAATTTTGATTATTCGCGAGTACAAAATATCTATAGTGATTACTTCTTAGCAGATAATACTTTTGATTATGATACAGCTCTAAAAACTAATTCTAATCAAGATATTAGTATTCTAAGCTGGCAAGGGGATTATTATATTCCTTTTGATGATGACACTTCGTTAACATTTGGAATTAAAGGTGGAAAAGTCAAAACTAATAGTGATG is drawn from Psychroserpens sp. NJDZ02 and contains these coding sequences:
- the lepA gene encoding translation elongation factor 4, giving the protein MKNIRNFCIIAHIDHGKSTLADRLLDTTGSVTAREQQAQLLDSMDLERERGITIKSHAIQMDYTYEGEDYILNLIDTPGHVDFSYEVSRSIAACEGALLIVDAAQSIQAQTISNLYLALENDLEIIPVLNKVDLPSANPEEVTDDIVELLGCDPSEVIHASGKTGFGAEDILKAIIERIPAPKGDPDAPLQALIFDSVYNTFRGIETYFRVFNGEIKKGQKIKFVATDKEYNADEVGTLKLTQVAKQSVKTGDVGYLITGIKTAKEVKVGDTITDFANPTTNIVEGFEDVKPMVFAGIYPVDTEDYEELRNSMEKLQLNDASLVFAPESSAALGFGFRCGFLGMLHMEIIQERLEREFDMTVITTVPNVSYNAFTNKHPDIPFIVNNPSDLPDPSTVNRVEEPYIKATIITKSDFVGNVMSLCIEKRGMIINQSYLTPERVELTFEMPLAEIVFDFYDRLKTVSKGYASFDYHPLGMKTSKLVRLDVLLNAQPVDALSALIHADNAHNIGKKMCEKLKELIPRQQFDIPIQAAIGAKIIARETVKALRKDVTAKCYGGDISRKRKLLEKQKKGKKRMRQVGNVEIPQAAFMAVLKLND
- a CDS encoding TonB-dependent receptor domain-containing protein; this encodes MNRFNFLILFCVSLASYAQDLTISGTVLDDNKQPVAYANVILYTSDESQIITGSSTNEEGEYNITNLKSGDYALKLSYLGFESVSKIISVTKTTNVGVTTLKTSAETLAEVIVKAKKPTITKLSDRLVFNVENTVLTEGSVLDVLRSTPSVVILEDAIKIKTSSPTVYINDKRVVLSGEEVIQLLESSSANSIKSVEVITTPGAKYDASSGTVLNIVMGKNLIIGYRGRVFSKYKQGVFPNYEGGIANFYKTDKISLSVNYSFSKDKINRDNKDKINYLNDDNALDQLWSSNINRNKRTETHNGNINFDYFIDDNSTFSLSSTILLTPYFEYSTRNKTLISDQNTNLLSSFNANTLSSDNKTNLGFDADYVNKFKDDSKLSVNTSYTNFDYSRVQNIYSDYFLADNTFDYDTALKTNSNQDISILSWQGDYYIPFDDDTSLTFGIKGGKVKTNSDVLRFNIVNNQEIMDTANSNIFDYNEYVLAGYVDYEDTFGDFIFNGGLRAEQTNVKGVSLNATNKQNYLDWFPTVVLTHNTTDKLSLYTKYKRSVTRPNYESLNPFQFLLNDNIIVTGNSDLKPAYTNRFDFGTILNDMHTFEVSLVTTTGNFTELGLQDNGTNILTFTPENIGKTTELNFAYETYFTAFKRLSIYFVTIMYYTKEESRVENLNVTIDQWSSASAFDASISFLEDSSLSTNLSFTYIGKNLQGLQKVKGLLYSELAISKTIWNKKGTISLIASDLFNKADFKTSTNYLNQSFSQFTNLDNRYVKLGFSYKFGNSTLKTNEKDRSHSERSRINSGD